Proteins from one Chitinophaga oryzae genomic window:
- a CDS encoding non-ribosomal peptide synthetase has product MPGFNLSEVVLILEQAQDLGIGLSLDGDELLLKTAQQKPFAPSFLQTLKENKPQLVAYFKASAAAAATVPATEKIRKAERPAGSRIPLSFSQERLWFIDALEGSVQYHVPAVLKLRGAVDTAALEQALRSIVSRHEILRTVIGADEEGTWQQSMPGDSWRLDIIDGATDAADAAAVQARIAALVHQPFDLATDYMLRAHLITLRKEEAILVLTMHHIASDGWSSSVLIQELMEGYSAFTEKRDPVYTPLDIQYADYAIWQRKHLSGAVMEQKIGHWKDKLADVTMAEIPADFDRPATGSTHGAFVVFNIAGALAAALRQLAQQEGATLYMVLLAAFKVLVHRYSGQEDICVGGAVAGRTRTELEPLIGFFVNTLALRTDLGGNPSFQALLQRVKNTLLDAFEYEDAPFEKVVEAVVKERDRNRNPLFQSVFVLQNVPPVPELRIGDVVITEEPVIRNASLFDLTWIAEERGEEISIYLEYSTDLFRESTIRQLYSHYETLLTAIVKDPSQAIGRLDILSAREKTQLLVDFNTTAFPYPADKTITALFDEQVARTPDAVALAFGDTQLTYRQLQEQSDKLAAYLQNKGVKAETMVPLCMERSIQLIVSILAILKAGGAYVPVDPAYPRDRIRFMLEDTRPVIILTESGQLPALREHVPAIEMVCVDQLLETLTNAPAPVISVNPGSLAYIIYTSGSTGQPKGVMVTHRNVTSLARGGNFVPLTAADVLLSTGSPSFDATTIEYWGMLLNGGQLVLCPEKHLLDNSLLKQEIRRRGVTKMWFTASWFNQLVDDDITIFEGLDAVMAGGEKLSDEHIRKFRAACPATAIINGYGPTENTTFSLTWHITTVAPGENIPIGRPLGNRTAYILSAEGQLQPAGVPGELYVGGDGVSRGYLNQPGLTAQRFIPDPFSSIPGARLYRTGDLARWLPDGTVAYLGRIDDQVKIHGHRIEPGEIESVLLQHPDVRQAVVLLQVRDTGDKYLAGYVVPQGALDKAVLTDYLKGRLPAYMVPAQLIVLEKMPLTSNGKADKKALRVLADDHTESVAYTAPTNETEQQLVTIWERFLQKQHVSATANFFELGGHSLLASRVVTAIRNTLGVELSITRFFQYPTITKLAAYLTGKEKEGGWPAIVAGKRPDRIPLAFSQERLWFIDQMNGTVAYHVPLAVRLKGTLDETGLSLALQALVNRHEALRTVIRQEHGVPYQQLLEADGWALTRISGNRYSTPEALQAHLIELVNAPFDLAEDYMLRAGLVRLSADEHILLITVHHIACDGWSVTIMVNDIAEFYNAYIAQRPAVLSPLPLQFADYAVWQRSLAENERLQKQLSYWEQQLNGVEVLQLPADFSRPAIQSTKGAVQRFVLDAALSEQLRQFSLQQDVTLFMTLLTVFKILLYRYSGQEDICVGSSIAGRTREEVAGLVGFFVNTLALRSDLSQHPTFLTLLQQVKQTTLAAYDHQEVPFEKVVEAVNTDRDLSRTPLFQVLFELQNTPSVDEVPLGTLSVTREDLPYNTTQFDLVVSMEDGPDGLTGFVEYGTGIFREATITQLLTHFSQLLATVLTLPDTRINQLPLLTEAERHQQLVTFNNTTVDFPHNSTLIDQITLQAQRTPAAPALVMGRQVITYAALEERSNQLAHYLRETGVDDTSLVPVCLDRSPEMVIAILGIMKAGGAYLPIDPGYPEDRVAYMLQDSKAEMVISRSADKQKPEKAAAVRIISLDEEAAVISRYPVTALAALPAPSQLAYVIYTSGSTGLPKGAMIEHAGMLNHLYAKVNDLRMNAATIVAFTAAFTFDISVWQMFSAMLCGGCTIIYPADTILQPMTLMQAVEKDKVTVLEVVPSYLSAILATVKDVSLRQLQYLLVTGETLPRQLVAEWFQHEAWRTIPVVNAYGPTEASDDITHHFMYETPEQSNVPLGKPIQNLRIYVLDASMQLCPIGVAGEICVSGVGVGRGYLNRPELTAEKFIKDPFREEKDVRMYRTGDLGKWLPDGTVVHLGRIDDQVKVRGYRIELGEIERVIEKSGMVKQVVVITKADQYQQQQLVGYVVGQEHFDRDELLRYLKTKIPEYMVPVQWVVLTEMPLSANGKINRKALPEADVATTSADLYVAPTNELEQKLADICARLLEINRVSIYDNLFEIGMHSLLIMRLAATVHEDFGLQVSVRTFFQLTTIAALAKYIGINKAPVAAPTAKQKKIIL; this is encoded by the coding sequence ATGCCGGGTTTTAATTTGTCGGAGGTCGTCCTGATACTGGAACAAGCACAGGACCTGGGAATAGGCCTCTCCCTCGATGGAGACGAACTGTTGCTGAAGACAGCGCAGCAGAAACCGTTTGCGCCGTCTTTTCTGCAAACCCTGAAAGAAAACAAGCCGCAGCTGGTGGCGTACTTTAAAGCATCTGCCGCCGCTGCCGCCACAGTCCCGGCTACGGAGAAGATCCGGAAGGCAGAAAGGCCTGCCGGTTCCCGCATACCACTTTCGTTTAGCCAGGAACGTTTGTGGTTTATCGATGCGCTGGAGGGCTCCGTGCAGTATCATGTGCCTGCCGTATTAAAACTGCGGGGAGCTGTCGATACAGCCGCGCTGGAACAGGCGCTGCGCAGCATCGTCAGCAGGCATGAGATATTACGCACCGTGATCGGCGCCGATGAAGAAGGGACATGGCAGCAGTCCATGCCCGGCGACAGCTGGCGGCTGGACATCATCGACGGCGCCACCGATGCCGCTGATGCTGCTGCCGTGCAGGCCCGCATAGCGGCGCTGGTCCATCAACCATTTGATCTTGCCACCGATTATATGCTGCGTGCCCATCTGATCACGCTCCGGAAGGAAGAAGCGATATTGGTGCTCACCATGCACCATATCGCCTCCGACGGATGGTCGTCGTCTGTGCTTATCCAGGAGCTGATGGAAGGCTACAGTGCTTTCACCGAAAAGCGCGACCCCGTTTATACGCCGCTGGACATACAATATGCCGACTACGCCATATGGCAGCGTAAGCACCTGTCCGGTGCCGTTATGGAACAAAAGATCGGCCACTGGAAAGATAAACTGGCGGACGTAACGATGGCCGAAATTCCTGCGGACTTCGACCGCCCTGCCACCGGCAGCACACACGGCGCGTTTGTGGTGTTCAACATCGCGGGCGCCCTGGCAGCGGCATTGCGGCAACTGGCGCAACAGGAAGGCGCTACGCTGTATATGGTGCTGCTGGCCGCGTTTAAGGTGCTGGTACACCGTTACAGCGGGCAGGAGGATATCTGTGTAGGCGGCGCCGTTGCAGGAAGAACGCGGACGGAGCTGGAGCCGCTGATCGGCTTTTTTGTCAATACCCTCGCGTTGCGTACTGATCTTGGCGGCAACCCTTCTTTCCAGGCGCTGCTGCAACGGGTGAAAAATACCCTGCTGGATGCCTTCGAATATGAAGACGCTCCCTTTGAAAAAGTGGTGGAAGCCGTCGTGAAAGAGCGCGACAGGAACAGGAACCCACTGTTCCAGTCTGTGTTTGTATTACAGAACGTGCCGCCTGTGCCCGAACTGCGTATAGGCGACGTCGTGATTACCGAAGAACCGGTCATCCGTAACGCCAGCCTGTTTGACCTGACCTGGATAGCGGAAGAGCGCGGGGAGGAGATCAGTATCTACCTGGAATACAGCACCGATCTGTTCCGGGAAAGCACTATCCGCCAGCTGTATTCTCATTATGAAACATTGCTGACGGCTATTGTAAAAGATCCGTCGCAGGCCATCGGGCGCCTGGATATATTGAGCGCCCGTGAAAAAACACAGTTGCTGGTGGACTTCAATACCACAGCCTTTCCGTATCCTGCGGACAAAACAATCACCGCTTTGTTCGATGAACAGGTGGCCCGGACGCCGGACGCTGTTGCACTGGCTTTCGGAGATACGCAGCTGACCTATCGCCAGCTGCAGGAGCAGTCAGATAAACTGGCAGCATACCTGCAAAACAAAGGCGTAAAAGCGGAAACGATGGTGCCGCTCTGCATGGAACGTTCCATACAGCTGATCGTTAGCATACTGGCCATCCTGAAAGCCGGCGGCGCCTATGTGCCCGTAGACCCGGCCTATCCGCGCGACCGCATACGGTTTATGCTGGAAGACACCCGCCCGGTGATCATACTGACAGAAAGCGGGCAATTGCCTGCGCTGCGGGAACATGTGCCGGCCATAGAAATGGTATGCGTGGACCAGCTCCTGGAAACGCTTACAAATGCACCGGCGCCGGTAATATCCGTCAACCCCGGATCACTCGCTTATATTATCTATACTTCCGGCTCCACAGGTCAACCGAAGGGCGTGATGGTCACCCATCGAAACGTTACCAGCCTGGCCCGTGGGGGCAACTTCGTGCCGTTAACCGCCGCAGACGTGTTATTGTCCACCGGTTCCCCTTCTTTCGACGCTACTACCATTGAATACTGGGGTATGCTGCTGAACGGCGGGCAACTGGTATTGTGCCCGGAGAAACACTTGCTTGATAATTCGCTGCTGAAGCAGGAAATCCGGCGGAGAGGCGTCACCAAGATGTGGTTTACCGCGAGCTGGTTCAACCAGCTGGTAGACGACGACATTACCATCTTCGAGGGATTAGACGCTGTGATGGCAGGCGGCGAGAAATTATCGGACGAGCATATACGTAAATTCAGAGCGGCCTGTCCGGCTACTGCCATTATTAACGGTTACGGCCCTACGGAGAATACTACTTTCTCCCTTACCTGGCATATCACCACGGTGGCGCCGGGCGAAAATATTCCTATCGGTCGTCCGCTGGGCAACCGTACGGCTTACATCCTCAGCGCGGAAGGGCAGCTACAGCCCGCAGGCGTGCCGGGAGAGCTGTATGTGGGAGGCGACGGCGTGTCCCGTGGATACCTGAACCAGCCCGGGCTGACCGCTCAGCGGTTCATTCCGGACCCCTTCAGCAGTATTCCCGGCGCCAGGTTATACCGCACCGGTGACCTCGCCCGCTGGCTGCCGGATGGCACCGTGGCTTACCTGGGCCGTATCGACGACCAGGTGAAAATACACGGTCACCGTATTGAACCGGGTGAGATCGAAAGCGTGCTGCTGCAGCATCCCGATGTCAGACAGGCCGTGGTGCTGCTGCAGGTAAGAGACACAGGCGATAAATACCTTGCGGGATATGTCGTACCACAGGGAGCTTTAGACAAAGCCGTCCTCACAGACTACCTCAAAGGCAGGCTGCCGGCTTATATGGTCCCTGCCCAACTGATAGTCCTGGAGAAAATGCCGCTTACCTCCAATGGTAAGGCCGATAAAAAAGCACTGCGCGTGCTGGCGGACGACCACACGGAGAGTGTGGCTTACACCGCGCCCACCAATGAAACAGAACAACAACTGGTGACCATATGGGAAAGATTTTTACAAAAGCAACACGTCAGCGCCACTGCTAACTTCTTTGAGCTGGGAGGTCACTCCCTGCTGGCTTCGAGGGTGGTGACCGCCATCCGTAACACGCTGGGAGTAGAACTGAGCATTACCCGTTTCTTCCAGTATCCCACCATTACAAAACTGGCGGCCTATCTCACCGGTAAAGAGAAAGAGGGCGGATGGCCCGCTATCGTTGCCGGTAAAAGGCCTGACAGGATACCGCTGGCTTTCAGCCAGGAGCGGTTGTGGTTTATCGACCAGATGAACGGCACCGTAGCCTATCATGTACCGCTGGCGGTCCGGCTGAAAGGAACGCTGGACGAAACCGGCTTGTCGCTCGCCTTACAGGCGCTGGTAAACAGGCATGAGGCGCTGCGTACCGTGATCCGCCAGGAGCACGGCGTGCCTTACCAGCAACTGCTGGAGGCGGACGGATGGGCGCTTACAAGGATCTCCGGAAACAGGTACAGTACCCCCGAAGCGTTGCAGGCGCATTTGATCGAACTGGTAAATGCACCATTCGACCTCGCGGAAGATTATATGTTACGCGCCGGTCTGGTGCGCCTGTCGGCCGATGAACATATCCTGCTGATCACCGTGCACCATATAGCCTGCGACGGCTGGTCGGTGACCATTATGGTAAATGATATCGCTGAGTTTTATAATGCTTATATAGCGCAACGGCCCGCCGTACTTTCGCCGTTGCCGCTGCAGTTTGCCGACTACGCGGTATGGCAGCGGAGCCTCGCGGAAAATGAACGCCTGCAAAAACAGTTGTCCTATTGGGAACAACAACTGAACGGCGTAGAAGTATTGCAGCTGCCAGCCGATTTCTCCAGGCCGGCCATCCAGAGCACAAAGGGGGCGGTACAAAGGTTTGTCCTGGATGCGGCCCTGTCCGAGCAGCTCCGGCAGTTTTCCCTGCAACAGGATGTGACGCTCTTTATGACGCTGCTGACTGTGTTTAAGATATTGCTCTACCGCTACAGCGGTCAGGAAGACATCTGCGTGGGTTCTTCTATCGCAGGCAGGACCCGGGAAGAGGTAGCGGGCCTTGTAGGCTTCTTTGTGAATACGCTGGCACTGCGCAGTGACCTGAGCCAGCATCCTACGTTCCTGACATTGCTGCAGCAGGTAAAACAAACCACGCTGGCAGCCTATGACCACCAGGAGGTACCTTTCGAGAAAGTGGTAGAGGCGGTAAATACAGACCGCGATCTTAGCAGGACCCCACTGTTCCAGGTACTGTTTGAATTACAGAACACGCCGTCGGTGGACGAGGTACCGCTGGGCACACTGAGCGTAACGAGGGAAGACCTGCCATACAATACCACGCAGTTTGACCTGGTGGTGTCTATGGAAGACGGGCCCGACGGGCTGACCGGCTTTGTGGAATATGGTACCGGGATCTTCAGGGAGGCCACCATCACACAGCTGTTGACACATTTCAGCCAGCTGCTCGCCACGGTCCTCACGTTGCCGGACACACGAATTAACCAGTTGCCGCTGCTCACGGAAGCCGAACGGCATCAGCAGCTGGTGACTTTTAACAACACTACGGTAGATTTTCCTCACAATAGCACATTAATTGATCAGATCACGCTGCAGGCGCAACGCACACCGGCTGCGCCGGCCCTGGTAATGGGCCGCCAGGTGATCACCTATGCCGCCCTGGAAGAGCGTTCCAACCAACTCGCACATTATCTGCGGGAGACAGGAGTGGACGACACTTCGCTGGTGCCCGTCTGTTTGGACCGCTCCCCGGAGATGGTCATCGCCATCCTCGGCATTATGAAAGCGGGCGGCGCTTATCTGCCCATAGATCCCGGGTATCCGGAAGACAGGGTGGCTTACATGCTGCAGGACAGTAAAGCGGAGATGGTGATCAGCCGCAGCGCCGACAAACAAAAGCCGGAGAAGGCCGCAGCGGTACGTATTATTTCCCTCGACGAGGAAGCCGCTGTGATCAGCCGGTACCCGGTAACGGCGCTGGCGGCACTGCCGGCGCCGTCTCAACTGGCCTATGTGATTTATACTTCCGGCTCTACCGGTTTGCCGAAAGGCGCGATGATAGAACATGCCGGTATGCTGAATCACCTGTATGCCAAAGTAAATGACCTCCGGATGAATGCTGCTACCATCGTAGCTTTCACCGCTGCCTTTACTTTCGATATTTCTGTATGGCAGATGTTTTCCGCAATGTTGTGCGGCGGCTGTACGATTATCTACCCGGCAGATACCATCCTACAGCCCATGACGCTGATGCAGGCCGTAGAGAAAGACAAGGTAACGGTCCTGGAGGTAGTACCTTCCTATCTCTCCGCGATATTGGCCACAGTAAAGGACGTATCACTGCGGCAACTGCAATACCTGCTGGTCACCGGTGAAACGTTGCCCCGCCAGCTGGTAGCGGAATGGTTTCAGCACGAGGCCTGGCGTACCATCCCTGTGGTCAACGCCTACGGGCCTACGGAAGCCTCCGACGATATTACCCATCACTTTATGTATGAAACGCCGGAGCAGAGCAATGTGCCTCTCGGCAAGCCCATACAGAACCTGCGTATCTACGTACTGGACGCCTCCATGCAGCTTTGTCCCATCGGCGTTGCCGGGGAGATCTGTGTGTCCGGCGTGGGCGTAGGCCGGGGTTATCTCAACAGGCCGGAATTAACTGCGGAAAAATTTATAAAAGATCCTTTCCGTGAAGAGAAAGACGTACGGATGTACCGCACGGGAGACCTGGGCAAATGGCTGCCGGACGGCACCGTCGTACACCTGGGAAGAATCGATGACCAGGTGAAAGTGCGCGGCTACCGTATCGAGCTGGGAGAAATCGAAAGGGTGATCGAAAAAAGCGGCATGGTGAAACAGGTGGTCGTGATCACCAAAGCCGATCAGTACCAGCAACAGCAACTGGTGGGTTATGTGGTAGGGCAGGAGCACTTCGACAGGGATGAACTGTTGAGGTACCTGAAAACAAAAATCCCGGAATACATGGTGCCCGTGCAGTGGGTGGTGCTGACGGAAATGCCGCTTTCCGCCAATGGAAAAATCAACAGGAAAGCGCTGCCGGAAGCAGATGTTGCCACTACGTCCGCAGATTTGTACGTCGCCCCTACAAATGAGCTGGAGCAAAAACTGGCGGACATCTGCGCAAGGCTGCTGGAAATAAACCGGGTAAGCATATACGATAATCTCTTTGAAATTGGTATGCACTCGCTGCTGATCATGCGCCTCGCCGCCACCGTCCATGAAGATTTCGGTTTGCAGGTATCAGTGCGCACCTTCTTCCAGCTGACGACGATCGCTGCACTGGCCAAATACATCGGCATTAACAAAGCACCGGTTGCCGCCCCCACAGCCAAACAGAAAAAAATTATTCTATAA